A window of the Nitrosopumilus ureiphilus genome harbors these coding sequences:
- a CDS encoding tRNA (5-methylaminomethyl-2-thiouridylate)-methyltransferase encodes MTEEKEKKKVVALLSGGLDSQLAVRMMQEQGFDVSAVAIKTPFCDFDCGRGCGFEIRERADELNVNLKTVYLGDEYIEMLKHPKHGIGAGFNPCVDCRTMMFDAAKKHMEEIGAEFIISGEVLGQRPMSQHAPALRIIEKESGLVGKIVRPLSAGLLPETDPEKEGLIKRENLGMIKGRTRRNQLDMAKKYEIENPPNAGGGCLLTEPQFGIKAKDLFEHVETPTINDIDLLKIGRHFRLDEETKFVVGRNKDENEMIKAIALPGDILLEARDHLGPVSILRGKNAKSHVEFAAAVTLRYSDAPKNQDWIVTVKNDNSIEEISAQCAEEQSYIKFRM; translated from the coding sequence GTGACAGAAGAAAAAGAAAAGAAAAAAGTTGTTGCATTACTTTCAGGTGGTCTAGATAGTCAACTTGCAGTACGTATGATGCAAGAACAAGGTTTTGATGTTTCAGCTGTTGCAATAAAAACGCCATTTTGTGATTTTGATTGCGGAAGAGGATGTGGATTTGAAATTAGAGAAAGGGCTGATGAACTAAATGTTAATTTAAAGACTGTTTATCTTGGTGACGAATACATTGAGATGTTAAAACATCCAAAACATGGAATTGGTGCCGGTTTTAATCCGTGTGTTGATTGCAGAACTATGATGTTTGATGCTGCAAAAAAACACATGGAAGAAATTGGTGCAGAGTTTATCATATCTGGTGAAGTATTAGGACAACGTCCAATGAGTCAACATGCACCTGCATTAAGAATTATTGAAAAAGAATCAGGCCTAGTTGGAAAAATTGTAAGACCATTATCAGCTGGATTACTTCCAGAAACAGATCCTGAAAAAGAAGGATTGATTAAAAGAGAAAATCTTGGTATGATAAAAGGAAGAACAAGACGAAATCAACTAGATATGGCAAAGAAATATGAGATTGAAAATCCGCCTAATGCAGGTGGCGGCTGTCTGTTAACAGAGCCGCAATTTGGAATTAAAGCAAAAGATTTGTTTGAACATGTTGAAACTCCGACGATTAATGATATTGATTTGTTAAAAATTGGTAGACATTTCAGATTAGATGAAGAAACAAAATTTGTTGTTGGAAGAAATAAAGATGAAAATGAAATGATCAAAGCAATTGCGTTGCCTGGAGATATTTTACTTGAAGCAAGAGATCATCTAGGACCAGTTTCAATTTTACGTGGCAAGAATGCAAAATCTCATGTAGAATTTGCTGCAGCTGTAACGCTGAGATATTCAGATGCGCCAAAAAATCAAGATTGGATTGTTACAGTAAAAAATGATAATTCGATTGAAGAAATTAGTGCTCAATGCGCAGAAGAACAATCTTACATTAAATTTAGAATGTAG
- the psmB gene encoding archaeal proteasome endopeptidase complex subunit beta, with product MSNNVEEKILHGTTTVGIKAKDGVVLCADMRASAGYFIANNNTMKIQKIDLHAGLTLAGGVADAQNIVDILRYHANLHRVEKQGPISIHSLSRLCSLIFHQNRGYPFMADILVGGYDANGPALFNIDMFGSVEEKSYVTTGSGSPVAYGLLEEEYREDLTVEEAKKIALRAVKAAIVRNIGTGDGINIAIMDKDGFRLLTDEKKKAVIEL from the coding sequence TTGTCAAACAATGTTGAAGAAAAAATTCTGCACGGGACTACCACTGTAGGTATCAAGGCTAAAGATGGTGTTGTATTATGTGCTGATATGAGAGCCAGTGCAGGCTATTTTATCGCAAATAACAACACAATGAAAATCCAGAAAATTGATTTACATGCAGGATTGACTCTGGCTGGTGGTGTTGCAGATGCCCAAAACATTGTTGATATTTTACGTTACCATGCAAATCTTCATAGAGTTGAAAAACAAGGTCCAATTTCTATTCACTCACTTTCAAGACTTTGCTCATTGATATTCCATCAAAATAGAGGTTATCCATTTATGGCTGATATCCTAGTTGGAGGTTATGATGCAAATGGTCCTGCTTTATTTAATATTGATATGTTTGGTTCAGTTGAAGAAAAATCATATGTTACAACAGGTAGCGGTTCACCAGTAGCTTATGGTTTACTTGAAGAAGAATATAGAGAAGATCTTACAGTTGAGGAAGCAAAGAAAATAGCTCTACGAGCTGTTAAAGCCGCAATTGTTAGAAACATTGGAACAGGCGATGGGATTAACATCGCAATAATGGATAAAGATGGATTCCGTCTTTTGACAGATGAGAAAAAGAAAGCAGTTATCGAACTTTAG
- a CDS encoding peptidylprolyl isomerase, whose amino-acid sequence MTFNKGSLILVDYTAKVKDTDEIFDTTIEEDAKKHSIHEQNVKYQPKLVSIGEVSYPVLKGLDEALAKTSAGDKLTVEVTPDKGFGERDSGKVRMIPLRKLGEDAEKVSVGDTIEVDNKRGIIRFIGSGRVQIDYNHRYAGKTILFDVNVIKSLDSPSDKIDGILKNRLPVEDTKISFDLKDKEVSITIPEEILRADGLQIMKHFIQLDIFKFVPTLEKVNFIETHVNKQIQEKKDEKIEKTPEQKTT is encoded by the coding sequence TTGACTTTCAATAAAGGATCATTAATTCTAGTGGATTATACTGCAAAGGTAAAAGACACTGATGAAATTTTTGATACCACTATTGAAGAAGATGCAAAAAAACATTCTATCCATGAACAAAATGTAAAATATCAACCAAAATTAGTTTCAATTGGAGAAGTAAGTTATCCTGTTCTAAAAGGATTGGATGAAGCACTTGCAAAAACATCAGCTGGAGATAAACTCACAGTAGAAGTTACACCCGACAAAGGTTTCGGTGAAAGAGATTCTGGTAAAGTCAGAATGATTCCACTTAGAAAACTAGGTGAGGATGCAGAGAAAGTTTCTGTAGGTGATACAATTGAAGTTGATAATAAAAGAGGAATTATTCGTTTTATCGGTTCTGGTAGAGTGCAAATAGACTACAACCACCGATATGCTGGAAAAACTATTCTATTTGATGTAAATGTAATTAAATCTCTTGATTCTCCAAGTGACAAAATTGATGGAATTCTAAAGAATAGACTACCAGTAGAAGATACAAAAATTTCATTTGATTTGAAGGATAAAGAAGTAAGTATCACAATTCCTGAAGAAATTTTACGTGCTGATGGCTTACAAATTATGAAACATTTTATTCAATTAGATATTTTCAAGTTTGTTCCAACATTGGAAAAAGTGAATTTCATTGAAACACATGTAAATAAACAAATTCAAGAAAAGAAAGATGAAAAAATAGAAAAAACCCCTGAACAAAAAACCACTTAA
- a CDS encoding NAD(P)-dependent glycerol-1-phosphate dehydrogenase yields the protein MTKNQDRMQSHTMELPRQIVVGEKNISEFGDFLYNLTKSKKVSLISGIHVKKILKEKIEKSLKSKKIQFVWHLSKDNQIANLNKIEKDVKKDHSDIVAGIGGGRSVDTAKMVSFNLDIPFVSVPTAASHDGMASPFVSVKTDKPHSIVASAPLGVFVDIDIIKKAPTRLLSSGCGDLIANIIAVKDWQLGHEKTGEYYGRYSANLALMSANIVMENSSKYAKKGLDARVIVEALISAGVASCIAGSSRPCSGAEHLFSHALDKIAPGKGLHGEKCGLGSIMIAKLQGQDWKKIVKTLKDLGAPTTAKQIGLKNEQIIDALVIAQELRPERYTILKEIEMTENKAMNLAKSTKVI from the coding sequence ATGACAAAAAATCAGGATCGCATGCAATCACATACTATGGAATTGCCAAGACAGATTGTTGTGGGTGAAAAAAATATCTCTGAATTTGGTGATTTTCTCTATAATCTAACTAAATCAAAAAAAGTATCCCTCATATCAGGAATTCATGTAAAAAAAATTCTTAAAGAAAAAATTGAAAAATCACTAAAATCAAAAAAAATTCAGTTTGTTTGGCATTTATCAAAAGACAATCAGATTGCTAATCTAAATAAAATTGAAAAAGACGTCAAAAAAGATCATAGTGATATTGTAGCAGGAATTGGAGGAGGTCGTTCTGTAGATACTGCCAAAATGGTTTCTTTTAATTTAGATATACCATTTGTCAGTGTACCAACTGCAGCATCGCATGATGGAATGGCAAGTCCATTTGTTTCAGTAAAAACAGACAAGCCTCATTCTATTGTTGCAAGTGCCCCATTAGGAGTTTTTGTAGATATTGATATTATAAAAAAAGCACCTACTAGATTGCTTTCAAGTGGATGTGGTGATCTAATTGCAAACATTATCGCAGTAAAGGATTGGCAATTAGGTCATGAAAAAACTGGGGAGTATTATGGTAGATATTCAGCAAATTTGGCACTAATGAGTGCAAATATAGTAATGGAAAATTCAAGCAAATATGCCAAAAAAGGACTTGATGCAAGAGTGATTGTAGAAGCTCTCATTAGTGCAGGAGTTGCATCATGTATAGCAGGTAGTAGTAGACCATGTTCGGGTGCAGAACATCTTTTTTCTCATGCATTAGATAAGATTGCACCTGGAAAAGGATTACATGGTGAAAAATGTGGATTAGGCTCTATTATGATTGCAAAACTTCAAGGTCAAGATTGGAAAAAAATTGTCAAGACTCTCAAAGATCTTGGTGCACCAACAACTGCAAAACAAATTGGCTTGAAAAATGAACAAATTATTGATGCACTAGTAATTGCACAAGAGTTGAGGCCTGAAAGGTATACAATTCTAAAAGAGATCGAAATGACAGAAAACAAAGCAATGAATCTTGCAAAGAGCACTAAAGTAATTTAA
- a CDS encoding M24 family metallopeptidase, with the protein MKQRRKNLLKFAQKIDCDTLVTFEPENLFYMTGFWGEAIGLLEKNGKTTIIAPELEVDRAREESEDCDVIAAERGIGLIPSLIQKIKKNQVCTDCQNYSIMMSLKKSIPKIKPSTEPFYNSRIIKDEKEIQILKKASKIIDEMFNICSKKMKVGQKESELQTILMTYAMEQEMFDTGYKSTLNPLIIAGGPNGALPHAQVTQRKFKKGDLVVIDLTLRYKGYVSDATRTFALGKISQQANEAYEIVKESQKLGLKAVKPNVDCKDIDFACRKYIEEKNYGKYFIHSTGHGIGLEVHELPTISYRSETKLQKNMAITVEPGIYIKNKFGIRIEDSLIVKEKPIVMHKFTKNLVQI; encoded by the coding sequence ATGAAACAGCGAAGAAAAAATCTTCTAAAGTTTGCTCAAAAGATCGACTGTGATACACTAGTAACATTTGAGCCTGAAAATTTGTTTTACATGACTGGATTTTGGGGTGAAGCGATTGGATTGTTAGAAAAAAACGGCAAAACTACCATTATTGCTCCAGAGTTAGAAGTAGACAGAGCACGAGAAGAATCTGAAGACTGTGATGTAATTGCAGCAGAACGTGGAATTGGTTTGATTCCATCTCTAATTCAAAAAATCAAAAAAAATCAGGTTTGTACTGATTGTCAAAACTATTCTATAATGATGTCTCTGAAAAAATCCATTCCAAAAATTAAACCATCGACAGAACCATTTTATAATTCACGTATAATCAAAGATGAAAAAGAAATCCAAATTCTCAAAAAAGCATCTAAAATAATAGATGAAATGTTCAATATTTGCTCAAAAAAGATGAAAGTAGGTCAAAAAGAATCTGAATTACAAACAATTTTGATGACATATGCAATGGAACAAGAAATGTTTGACACTGGCTACAAATCTACACTCAATCCACTAATTATTGCTGGAGGTCCAAATGGTGCACTCCCTCATGCACAAGTTACACAAAGAAAATTCAAAAAAGGTGATTTGGTTGTAATTGATCTTACATTACGATACAAAGGATATGTCTCTGATGCAACTAGAACATTTGCACTTGGGAAAATTTCACAACAAGCAAATGAAGCATATGAAATTGTTAAAGAATCACAAAAACTTGGATTAAAAGCTGTAAAACCTAATGTGGATTGTAAAGATATAGATTTTGCTTGCAGAAAATACATTGAAGAAAAAAATTATGGAAAATACTTTATTCATTCTACTGGTCACGGAATTGGATTAGAAGTACATGAACTTCCAACTATTTCTTACAGAAGTGAAACAAAATTACAAAAGAATATGGCGATTACTGTTGAACCTGGAATATATATTAAAAATAAATTTGGAATTCGCATAGAAGATTCATTGATAGTAAAAGAGAAACCTATTGTAATGCACAAATTTACTAAGAATTTGGTCCAAATTTGA
- a CDS encoding beta-CASP ribonuclease aCPSF1, translating to MQRKQQQKELPPSSQNIMATILQSIPKEASVTKIEYEGPRIALYTNSPRYLMENNETISNLVNIIKKRIVVRTDESIRKPEDEARRIIAECVPEEAKLQGTIFDTATGEVSVEAKRPWLLQRNAKEFNHAEVTEKMGWKLRIRKATTIPSRTIQTINATLKQSSAERSKQLKQVGDEIFRPRLSQRTEVSLYTLGGFGQVGRSSLLLSTPESKILIDCGINPGARSPMDAYPRLDSLNITLDELDAIVIGHAHLDHTGFLPALCKYGYKGPIYCTEPTLPMMNLIQLDAIKVAAAQGRTPIYSERDVKQIMRQTITLPYGTVTDISPDIKLVLANAGHILGSALCHFHIGNGDHNFVYSGDIKFGKSILFEAASWNFPRVETLLIESTYGLKEDIQPTRQEVESAFINAVNNTLADGGKVLIPIPAVGRAQEIMMVIDHYMKSGEMIEAPVFTEGMISEASAIHESYPEYLARELKQKILETDDNPFDSEYFTNIEHGDAREEPMRENSPCIILATSGMLEGGPVLEYFKNIAPDKKSKVLFVSYQVNGTLGRRVLDGSKQATMLGKEGKVEVVTINCGVEKLDGFSGHSDYNQLMSFVQRLRPKLRRVLVNHGERKKSENLAMNIRRMYRVPAHYPQIQEAIKLF from the coding sequence ATGCAAAGAAAACAACAACAAAAAGAATTACCTCCTAGTAGCCAGAATATAATGGCAACCATACTGCAAAGTATACCAAAAGAGGCAAGTGTTACAAAAATAGAATACGAAGGACCAAGAATTGCTCTTTATACAAACTCTCCTCGATATCTTATGGAAAACAATGAAACAATTTCAAATCTAGTAAATATTATCAAAAAAAGAATTGTTGTAAGAACTGACGAATCAATTAGAAAACCTGAAGATGAAGCAAGACGAATAATTGCAGAATGTGTTCCAGAAGAAGCAAAACTACAGGGAACAATATTTGATACTGCTACTGGCGAAGTCTCAGTTGAAGCAAAAAGACCTTGGTTACTACAAAGAAATGCAAAAGAATTCAATCATGCTGAAGTTACAGAAAAAATGGGCTGGAAATTACGCATTAGAAAAGCTACTACTATACCTTCACGAACAATTCAAACAATCAATGCAACTCTCAAACAATCCTCTGCTGAGAGAAGTAAACAACTCAAACAGGTAGGCGATGAAATTTTTCGTCCCCGATTATCCCAAAGAACTGAAGTTTCTCTTTATACCCTTGGTGGCTTTGGTCAAGTTGGAAGATCTTCTTTATTATTATCTACTCCTGAAAGCAAGATCTTAATTGACTGTGGAATAAATCCTGGTGCTCGCTCTCCAATGGATGCATATCCTAGGTTAGATTCTCTAAATATCACACTTGATGAACTTGATGCAATAGTTATTGGACATGCACACTTGGATCATACTGGATTTTTACCAGCTTTGTGCAAATATGGCTATAAAGGCCCAATCTATTGTACTGAACCAACTCTGCCTATGATGAATCTGATTCAATTAGATGCAATCAAAGTAGCTGCTGCTCAAGGTAGAACTCCAATTTATTCTGAAAGAGATGTAAAACAAATCATGAGACAGACTATCACATTACCTTATGGAACTGTAACTGATATTTCTCCGGATATCAAATTGGTCCTTGCAAATGCAGGTCACATACTTGGTTCTGCATTATGTCATTTTCATATTGGAAATGGTGATCATAACTTTGTTTATTCAGGAGATATTAAATTTGGAAAAAGTATTTTGTTTGAAGCAGCAAGTTGGAATTTCCCTAGAGTAGAAACATTATTGATAGAAAGTACATACGGACTAAAAGAAGACATTCAACCAACAAGACAAGAGGTAGAATCTGCTTTCATTAATGCAGTTAACAACACTTTGGCAGATGGAGGTAAAGTTTTGATTCCAATTCCAGCAGTTGGACGTGCACAAGAAATTATGATGGTAATTGATCACTATATGAAATCAGGAGAAATGATTGAAGCTCCAGTATTTACAGAAGGAATGATATCTGAGGCATCTGCAATCCATGAATCGTATCCTGAATATCTTGCAAGAGAACTAAAACAAAAAATCTTGGAGACTGATGACAATCCATTTGATTCAGAATATTTCACTAACATTGAACACGGCGACGCTAGAGAAGAACCAATGAGGGAAAACTCTCCATGTATTATCTTGGCAACATCAGGAATGTTGGAAGGTGGACCTGTTTTAGAATATTTCAAAAATATTGCTCCTGACAAAAAAAGTAAAGTACTATTTGTTTCCTATCAAGTTAATGGAACTTTAGGAAGAAGAGTTCTTGATGGTTCTAAACAAGCAACTATGTTAGGAAAAGAAGGGAAAGTTGAAGTTGTTACAATCAATTGTGGTGTTGAAAAATTAGATGGATTCAGTGGTCACAGCGATTATAATCAATTAATGTCATTTGTACAAAGATTAAGACCGAAACTTCGAAGGGTGTTAGTTAATCACGGAGAACGCAAAAAATCAGAAAATCTTGCAATGAATATTAGACGAATGTATAGAGTGCCTGCTCATTATCCTCAAATTCAAGAAGCAATTAAATTATTTTAG
- a CDS encoding nicotinamide-nucleotide adenylyltransferase encodes MNGLLIGRFQPFHLGHLEALRFALSKVDKLWIGLGSSNKPPEKNNPFSAEERKEMILSSIDDAMKNRISIYFIPDLDNHVKWIEKIDTIVPKFDIVFSNDELTKHLYSKRTVQVISIPFLKRDELSGTNIRDLIISDQKWDHLVPKGTKNFLINTSANDRLKNL; translated from the coding sequence GAAGATTCCAACCTTTTCACTTGGGTCATCTTGAGGCATTACGCTTTGCATTATCTAAAGTGGATAAATTATGGATTGGTTTAGGCAGCTCCAACAAACCTCCAGAAAAAAATAATCCTTTTTCTGCTGAAGAACGTAAAGAAATGATTCTATCTTCAATTGATGATGCAATGAAAAATAGAATTTCAATTTATTTTATTCCTGATTTGGATAATCATGTAAAATGGATTGAAAAGATCGATACAATTGTACCAAAATTTGATATAGTTTTCTCAAATGATGAATTAACAAAACATCTGTATTCAAAAAGGACTGTTCAAGTTATTTCAATTCCATTTTTAAAAAGAGATGAATTATCTGGAACCAATATACGAGATCTGATTATTAGCGATCAAAAATGGGATCATCTTGTTCCTAAAGGCACAAAAAATTTTTTGATTAACACTAGCGCTAATGATCGTTTGAAAAATCTCTAA
- the sepF gene encoding cell division protein SepF produces the protein MQKQQSHTYLKAITIRDISDVHSIKEDIKKEMILILRVTPLAQKDVEQLRKVVEELYSIAKAADADIARLGEERIIVAPSNIKIWKPEYDLK, from the coding sequence ATGCAAAAACAACAAAGCCACACATATCTCAAGGCTATAACGATTAGAGACATCAGTGATGTTCATTCCATTAAAGAAGACATCAAAAAAGAGATGATTCTGATTTTAAGAGTTACACCATTAGCTCAGAAGGATGTGGAACAATTAAGAAAAGTTGTTGAAGAATTGTATTCTATTGCAAAAGCTGCTGATGCAGATATTGCAAGGTTAGGTGAAGAAAGAATTATTGTTGCTCCATCTAACATAAAAATCTGGAAACCAGAGTATGATCTAAAATAA
- a CDS encoding pyridoxal-phosphate-dependent aminotransferase family protein translates to MEYLSMLPGPTNVPNRVMRAMLAPIINHRSDDFVELYTDVVEKTQQVFETKNDIVALSASGTGAVEAGVVNLVKKGDKIIIPVNGEFSNRLAQLIEGQGANVVKLQTPPGENATFDQVKEAFDNNKDVKAFYVVHNETSTGTMVNYLDKVSDLTSRNDAFYVVDSVSLLGGAQLPVDKWNIDVCMTGAQKAIAAPPGISPISVSPKAKKYMIENPPSTMYFNLARYFKYYDEEKHTPFTPALPLLYAYREALSIMLEEGLQNVFKRHKVCSDALYSGLSAMGLTPFAKEEDRSISIVALNYLDGLEDKTFRNTLADKFKVLVAGGFGNLKGKVFRVGCMGEVSSYHVMRTISAISSTLAMMGYDIDAQAGLKTAEEKLKAL, encoded by the coding sequence ATGGAATATCTTTCAATGCTTCCAGGTCCTACAAATGTACCTAATAGAGTAATGAGGGCAATGCTTGCACCCATTATTAATCACAGAAGCGATGATTTTGTTGAACTATACACTGACGTAGTAGAAAAAACTCAACAAGTATTTGAAACAAAAAATGATATTGTAGCTTTATCTGCATCTGGAACTGGTGCTGTTGAAGCAGGAGTTGTAAATTTAGTTAAAAAAGGTGATAAAATCATCATTCCTGTCAATGGAGAATTTAGTAATAGATTGGCCCAACTTATTGAAGGACAAGGAGCTAATGTTGTTAAACTTCAAACCCCACCGGGAGAAAATGCAACGTTTGATCAAGTTAAAGAGGCATTTGATAACAATAAAGATGTAAAAGCATTTTATGTTGTCCACAATGAAACTTCTACTGGAACTATGGTGAATTATCTCGATAAAGTATCTGACTTGACATCTAGAAACGATGCATTCTATGTTGTAGATTCTGTTTCATTACTTGGTGGCGCTCAACTACCAGTCGATAAATGGAATATTGATGTATGTATGACTGGTGCACAAAAAGCAATAGCTGCTCCACCTGGTATTTCACCAATCTCTGTTAGTCCTAAAGCCAAAAAATACATGATAGAAAATCCACCATCTACAATGTATTTCAATTTAGCAAGATATTTCAAATATTATGATGAGGAAAAACACACTCCTTTCACACCTGCACTTCCATTACTTTATGCATACAGAGAAGCATTATCAATAATGCTGGAAGAAGGATTACAAAATGTCTTTAAACGTCATAAAGTTTGTTCAGATGCATTATACTCTGGACTAAGTGCAATGGGTCTTACTCCATTTGCAAAAGAAGAAGATCGTTCAATCTCAATTGTTGCATTAAATTACTTGGATGGACTTGAAGACAAAACATTCAGAAATACACTTGCTGACAAATTCAAAGTTTTAGTTGCTGGTGGCTTTGGTAATCTTAAAGGTAAAGTATTCAGAGTTGGATGTATGGGAGAAGTCAGTTCATATCATGTAATGAGAACTATTTCTGCAATTTCATCTACATTAGCAATGATGGGATATGATATCGATGCTCAAGCAGGACTAAAAACTGCAGAAGAAAAACTAAAAGCTCTCTAA